The following coding sequences are from one Epilithonimonas vandammei window:
- a CDS encoding TolC family protein: MNKITTLVLSVSAFVCLSGQQQMSLQDCELAFQKNNLQLLAAQYNISMADAEIMQSRIWELPQIEGYVNAINPQDKRIFDIGRAKGVEIKQLIYLGGKKKNEIQFAKSNKELSQLQFNQLLVDLRSQLRETYFNLVYEQKKQVSIESQLKYMNDLLAAYKVQTDKGNISLKDYVRLQSIVIQLNNDKIEINNNILGFQQKMKVLTGNSESILPNLPKPEENEILISQPFGDLEILKNKALENNADYLYNLKLVDNSKLYAQWQKSLNVPDLNLGAEYDQASGTFNNEVNLKIGIPIPLWKVNKGNVEKAKYAIQQNEKNSEYQKLNLETQVESAYQTWKNQYDQYFELKPLDIENLETVYNGILKNFRNGNISLIEFTDFMESYRQTVLQIYEMKKQIMISAENLNQLVQTKIFY, encoded by the coding sequence ATGAACAAAATTACAACGCTGGTGTTATCCGTTTCGGCATTTGTTTGTCTTTCCGGGCAGCAGCAGATGTCCCTTCAGGATTGCGAACTGGCATTTCAGAAAAATAACCTCCAGCTTCTTGCCGCACAATACAATATCAGTATGGCCGACGCCGAAATTATGCAGTCCAGGATTTGGGAACTTCCGCAGATCGAAGGTTATGTTAATGCCATCAATCCGCAGGACAAAAGAATTTTTGATATCGGTAGAGCCAAAGGTGTGGAAATCAAACAATTGATTTATCTGGGCGGAAAGAAAAAAAATGAGATCCAGTTTGCCAAATCCAATAAAGAATTGTCACAATTGCAATTCAATCAGCTTTTGGTAGACCTGCGCTCGCAACTTCGAGAGACTTATTTCAATCTGGTTTACGAACAGAAAAAGCAGGTAAGCATCGAGTCGCAACTGAAATATATGAATGACCTTCTGGCCGCCTACAAAGTTCAGACGGATAAAGGCAATATTTCGCTCAAAGATTATGTCAGACTTCAAAGCATTGTCATTCAGCTGAATAATGATAAGATTGAAATCAATAATAATATCCTTGGTTTCCAGCAAAAGATGAAAGTTCTGACAGGAAACTCAGAAAGTATCTTACCTAATTTACCAAAACCGGAAGAGAACGAGATTTTAATTTCTCAACCTTTTGGAGATTTAGAGATTCTTAAAAATAAGGCTTTAGAAAACAATGCAGATTATCTATACAATCTTAAATTAGTTGATAACAGTAAGCTTTACGCGCAATGGCAAAAATCACTGAATGTTCCAGACCTTAATCTCGGAGCCGAATATGACCAAGCTTCCGGAACTTTCAATAATGAGGTTAATCTGAAAATCGGAATTCCAATCCCGCTTTGGAAAGTGAATAAAGGTAATGTTGAAAAAGCAAAATATGCCATTCAGCAAAACGAAAAGAACTCAGAATACCAAAAATTGAATCTCGAAACTCAGGTAGAATCGGCTTATCAAACTTGGAAAAATCAATACGACCAATATTTTGAACTGAAACCTTTGGATATAGAAAATCTGGAAACTGTTTATAACGGGATTCTCAAAAACTTCCGGAACGGCAATATAAGCTTGATAGAATTCACAGATTTTATGGAGAGTTACAGACAGACAGTTTTACAGATTTATGAGATGAAAAAGCAGATTATGATTTCTGCCGAAAACCTGAACCAATTAGTACAAACCAAAATCTTTTATTAA
- a CDS encoding efflux RND transporter periplasmic adaptor subunit — protein MRKIITSIILSALLLSCSKQEEVKPEETKGFELSNTMLKSTTFAKVEKKFIEDEYSFYGKISADKNKYIDIFPLVGGNVLSVNVELGDYVTKGQVLATIRSTELAEVQKDVSDSKTNLIVAENNLRVAKEMYAGKLNTEKDVLEAESEVKKAKDALRRSNDVSTVYNVKKGNIYSVISPINGYIVHKDINKDMELRSDRSENIFDVANTQNVWAIMNVNEADIDKITLGMKAQVSTLSYPDKVFYGQIDKIFKIIDPDTNAMQARVVLDNSQGLLIPDSKATIKVSKAENTTALAIPSKAVIFDDNRYFAVVYKSQTDIKVKELKILKQNSETTYVSEGLSEGESVVTNNQLFIYRALNN, from the coding sequence ATGCGAAAAATTATTACATCAATTATACTTTCAGCACTTTTGCTGTCTTGTTCCAAGCAAGAAGAAGTAAAACCAGAAGAAACAAAAGGTTTTGAACTGAGCAATACTATGCTGAAAAGCACAACGTTTGCCAAAGTAGAGAAGAAATTTATAGAAGACGAGTACAGTTTTTATGGTAAAATCTCTGCGGACAAAAATAAATACATCGACATTTTTCCTTTGGTTGGCGGTAACGTTCTAAGCGTTAATGTAGAATTGGGAGATTATGTGACTAAAGGTCAGGTTTTGGCAACGATTAGAAGTACAGAGTTGGCAGAAGTTCAGAAAGATGTCAGTGATTCCAAAACCAATTTGATTGTTGCAGAAAACAATCTTCGTGTTGCAAAAGAAATGTATGCCGGCAAACTCAATACGGAAAAAGATGTTCTGGAAGCTGAAAGCGAAGTGAAAAAAGCCAAAGATGCTTTGAGACGTTCTAACGATGTAAGCACCGTTTATAACGTTAAGAAAGGAAATATCTACAGTGTGATTTCACCAATCAATGGATACATTGTTCATAAGGACATCAACAAAGATATGGAGCTAAGAAGCGACAGAAGCGAGAATATTTTCGATGTTGCGAATACCCAAAATGTTTGGGCAATAATGAACGTCAACGAAGCAGATATCGATAAAATCACGTTGGGAATGAAAGCTCAGGTTTCCACATTGTCTTATCCCGACAAGGTTTTTTATGGACAAATCGATAAGATTTTCAAAATCATAGACCCTGATACCAATGCGATGCAGGCTAGAGTAGTCTTGGACAATTCCCAAGGATTATTGATTCCCGACAGCAAAGCGACGATAAAAGTTTCCAAAGCCGAAAACACGACAGCTTTGGCAATTCCTTCCAAAGCTGTAATTTTTGACGACAACAGATATTTTGCTGTAGTTTACAAATCGCAGACCGATATCAAGGTCAAAGAACTTAAAATTTTGAAACAAAACTCGGAGACAACTTATGTTTCAGAAGGACTCTCGGAAGGAGAAAGTGTCGTGACCAACAATCAATTATTCATTTATCGCGCTTTGAATAACTAA